Genomic window (Ostrea edulis chromosome 9, xbOstEdul1.1, whole genome shotgun sequence):
CATTATCTTAATATTATGCtataaacattataaatttactaggagtggattgattgattgattgatgtttcccGCCACActcaatttttcagttatctggtggcgctcAGATtgtattggtggaagagagaacccagatacaatatacctgggaagagaccaccgaccttccgaaagtaaactgggaaattttctcacttaccgacgcgagcgggattcgaacccgcgccgacagaggtgaggccgtgtgattttgagctcgatgctctaaccactcggccacggaggccatGTTGTTTCTCGGCTGCATTTcctaaaaataattttgatataaacTAGTGTAAACATTTTCTTCGTTATGGACGCCATTTAATGGCATGACACTGTAATTTACAATCTCAAATGGTTACTTAGTGATATTTTTAGTTTTATTCCAAATTGTTTTAGAGGGGGTATTCACCAGCCTAATATActtcatttgtaatattttttgtaattGAGGCATATTTCACGCCTTATCGTAACAACTTCTTCTACAATGAAGTCATTTCTTATAAGGTCTTGACTCACCTGAATAACGACACCGGGGttctgtttttcctttgtttgctttttaggctttttatgcccccgagatcgaagatcggggggcatattgtttttgtcctgtctgtcattttgtaattctgtcattctgtctgaaactttaaccttgctaataacttttgaacagtaagtgatagagctttgatatttcacatgggtattccttgtgacaagacctttccgtgggtaccaacattttttaccccttgaccttggagtatgacctactttttgaaaactttaaccttgctaataacttttgaacagtaagagacagagctttgatatttcacattagtattccttgtgacaagacctttccgtgggtaccaacattttttaccccttgaccttggagtatgacctactttttgaaaactaaccttgcaaataccttttgaccAGTAAGTGAtggagctttggtatttcacatgagtattccttgtgacaagacctttccgtgggtaccaacatttctgactctgtgaccttgaccttggagtttgacctactttttgaaaactttaaccttgctaataacttttgaacagtaagagatagagctttgatatttcacatgagtattccttgttccaagatctttccgttggtattgaaccttttgaccttgacatttgacttatttaaatttttttttttacattggtcataacttctaaatggtaaatattagagctttcatattgtacaagagcatttcttttgacaaaatctttctactggtagcaagatatttgcccttgtgaccttgaccatcttcggaattggccattatcgggggcatttgtgtttcacaaacacatcttgttttcttttctttcctttttttttttttttgccaacAAACATGGTTGGTGCTGGGTGTTTCAAACCCAGGGCTTTTTTTTTCAACCCTAGGTTTTCATGGCCTTTTTTATGCACCACTTTTGTTTCCAGTAAAGATTCATGACATTGTATTTTATCgcattggggtttttttttcgtaACAATATTGTGGTTGGGAGAACGCTGTTGTGTATTACttttatatattgcatttctaGTCAAGATGCGGGTATGTCTCCCAGCCAATTTCGTTTTTTACTTTTAGGACTCACATTTTTcgtaattttaaataaatgacaatcttTCACACCTAACATGTTTTTCTGTTATGATTTACATGGAAACAAACAGAGCTGCAATGTTGCCTTGGATTAAGagaaaaatttaacataaacATGGTTATTGCAAATATTATTAATGTATGAATGAATGTTATTTTTGCCAAATCATACCATTGATGTGAAGAAGTTtgctttttaaattttactttctgtACGCAACAGCTCAttgtaacattcattttgttttaattgattAAACAGATTAAAACTTACAACACGTGTAGCAGTCTTTCATCATCGACCAGAATATCATTTGCCTcattattttgataataatttcatagacttctaaattcatattcatacacAAAGACGTAGTCAGTTAGATCTCAAAATGATGTAAGAATTGTATCATGTCAGGTAGTAAGACACGGAGAGACTTAAACATAACATTGAAAGGCAAtgattattttttgaaaagttgtGTTTTGGCCAGATTTCAAAGCAATCCGGTTGAAAACTTGATGATGTTTGTCCGTCCGTGTAAAAAATTGATTAAATTTCTCTGCAATGGTAAGGGTCGTTTACTACATATTTTGCCTGTACTTCATCAGTTAGCAGTTTTAATTCCCATACATACTGGGTTTCTCTGATTTagttcacacttgaatgattttggtcagaaattgattgtttgatttataatcaggccgtgccgattttggcggtttctggtaatttccataaaataatgcctgacatgaataaattttaactctattaattaaattttttggtgatggtcaacatgtcggactatcggatCGTCGGAATAttggactatcggaccgtcggaataccgGCCCGTCgaactatcggaccgtcggaatactgggcttgaaccGACATCCTCATCCAGGGAAAAGATTCCATTTTTCTGAAGGCAGCTTGTAGGTTTTCTGAGCCCAAGATCTTTTTGTAGGTTTTACAAGCGATGGCACAGACACCATACTTTGTGACGACAGTGGACAAGGATCTGTTTGTTTGTGACATTCATTATTGTAAATGGACCATAACATCCAACAACCAGAGGATGTAGAAAATGGTTATTGGCTTCTTTGTGTACCCTAATCAAAACCTCtgaaattaatcaatatattaATTACCGGCTATTTCACTAATGAATGTATCAAtagatgttacagttatacCTTTGAGATCCATAGAGGCACATGTATCATTAAACATGCAGTATCCGTCTTTCTTTGTTTTGACCGGCCGTAAAACACACGATATACCTGTTTATTATCCACGTGACGCGCATTAAAACACGGAATTTACACTTCGCTTGTTTTCAACTCTTCTCCTTTCTCCTCTCTAatggaaaattaattttaatgcaatttcATAACCATTTACTACTGTTACATCGGAGGAACTCCGGTTCTAACCAATCGTCGAGGAACAACGTCAAATCacgatatatttttatttccgtTTTGCAGATTctagaaataaatgaaataccaataccattaaaaataataaacataaattcaaaatcaaacGTTTCCAAAAATGCACCACAAAGATTTCAACCCCCCTGACCGGCTCTGGGTCCATGATTGTCGATACTATGAGATGTATACTTAGATAAGTCATTATAGTTTATGATATTCGTCGGTGTGCATTAGAATGTTTGTTTGATGATCAATGTTAATTACGTCACCAGCTATAGGTGAATACGTGTTAAAAATGAGGTCTAAGCATGGCGGACGTGACCTGTGAGTGCTGAGAAGAATACTTGCACATAATAAGAAAGAAATCTCCAAGCGTATACTCAGAGCACAATGttctcatttgaaatatttacaggCTATAGAgatataaggaatacagaaaATTATTATTCCAATTCGGTTAAACTTGCTCATAAATGTCATCAATATAGAAACAGACAAGAACTTCTTGGAGATTGTTTATTTCCACAAGAGGGATAGTAAAGGTCATTttgcaatcggaactcctcgaatgtctcgcgcactcgacatagatctcggatgtaatacgatggcatccatgggCGAAtctgcatcaaattcgctcacggatgccatcgtattacatccgagatctatgtcgagtgcgcgagacattcgaggagttccgattgggtcattttgttcaaatgaatcaCACAAGTCATTTCTTGGTACCATGCATTTATCTGCATTTTATTCCAAATTTGAAACGATtataatctttaaattttgTCCCTTGAATTTTTGTTTCCTGGACAAAATTTGTCATACAAGTTGGCTCCTAGAGTAACGTTTGACAAACATGCGgtcatttcaaagttgaaatatcattcatatatcttTTTGAATTATATTAGAAAGGAGTGAGATGATTTGGGATGAGAGAAAAAATCTCGAAAAGGAGCTTTACTATCTCATTAAAGAAACTATTAAGCAATGTTAATCATGCTATAAGTCTTTAAGTTAACTCCCTTATATTCCGAATCGGCGTATATCCCTCAACTTCCtttgatttgtatttttatagacATATTTTCCAAAAGATTTGTACGTTTACTTTTTTTATATTGTCTGTCTATGAAGAAACTTATTGAAGAGGAATTTAGTCTTCGGCGTTACAGGTATCTGCTGCGCAGGTAGCCGTAAGGTTGTAGTGGGGAAACATTGCATTGCGTGAATTGACCCAGCAAAGGGGAACAACCTTTCCGAATCTGCtattcaactacatgtacatgtgtgtaatGCGAGAACGATAACCGGTTTTTCTCATTATCGTAATGGAATTGTTGTACTCATTCATTGCAAAAACTGTTGCAATTGTGCAAAATGTATTGATAGCAATTAAGATAACACAGTTGTTAGAAAGGAATGCTGATTTATGACATGTGTTTACCGAAAATGTCAACAATGTGCTCGATATGTTTATATCCTGCAAGCTCTTCCAATACTCGAGGAAAATCATACATATGCAAATACTACTGATCACTGTAACATAGTAGTTCATTTAACAAACCGGCTCATCGGTTCAATTCTCGATCCCGTCAAACCTAAAatcttatacatacatgtaggtagtcgcacggatctttcggatgtattcaagaaattaatttcagttttgaaaatacacgagggcatgaactgcaacgctttgcccccagcatacttcatgaagcgcgttagctTTTCGTGAAAAGCATGCTGGTGTGACGTGTGGCTGTTTTACCCTcccgtattttcaaaaatgaaaaaaaaatttaatatttacattttactttcatttatgtcggaattcccagccttgtttaatatttgtattatatttatcaagagtCATACCGGTACGTACAATGtaaatgcaaaaaataaatttcatttttgaacaCTTCAAGTCGgcatattttttgtaaatcgCTAACGCGTTTCATATAACATCCCGGTGTGAAGcttcgcagttcataccctcatgtattttcaaaatgaaatatatttcttaaatgtacaCCTTAACGCAAATTTccgaaaacaaaaataaacgtTGAATGAAAAAGtggaagataatgaacagtgatcaatttcacaattCCTATAAAGAGTATAGAATGAAGAATAGAACAAAGACggtcttacatgtatgtacacatcagaggtaggatcaggtgcgtacttaaaaggagtaagcatcccttattgacctgtcacacccaccgtgagccctaaatGTTGAGCAGGTAAatagagtaatccgtagtcaaaatcagtatgtacaCAACGGCCTAAAGATTGGTGTGAAACCCATCAGACAGCATTCTACTTgataacaggttgtattggtaactTATACCtttataactaccatagaatttgcgaactgCTGACgttaaggtagtgattgtaaGGTATCACGTGGTTTATTCATGTAGTATCTAAAGAGATACTATTATCGTTTCCGATTCCGGAATACATCACGCGCTTGAGCATAAGTAATGACAGACGGTGGAAACAAAGACTTGTCAGATATAACCAGACGCAgggtaaagtgaaaatatgtttagaaatatacaagtaaaaataaaatacgaaTGAAACATCccttactttttaaaatattttaaatgatagTCATGGTTTAAGTctctatgatacatgtaaccgCCCCCTGTTAATTGTCAGTCTTACAATAcgtaaatttaattcacaaaccactaggctttttaaaattataatatataatgttataaatttcataacatgtatacagtgttAGTGCGAATAAATCAGGTCatttgctatcaaaactcaggtatactggacttcctcaagatctaaagaatgcctgtagatactggctgttattgttatcaaaacacctctctggggtagccccagaccacagtgtctgcagatgtcactccacctgagatctatttgttaaatgtttgattggcaggcaacttacaatttgggggtgtcaacttaaaattgggtctttaatgtcgaattgaaggccacaagaGATTTGTTCTCGTGAATAAATTCTACCTCgtaagaatattttttaaaaaaccaggtcagctaataaaggaacacaattcatgcccacaggaattctaacagactaGATAATGTACGCAGAtcttgtcaatgaggaactccagcatatttttaatatcaattcCAGTGCTAGTGCGTAGAATCAGGGTAGTCAcgtgttccatttttattgaggAAGCAGCTGtctaatgatgtcaaaaagtctggaaaatggtcgtgtaaagtgtcgAAAAggcatacgttttgatgttgttgattttggAAAATGTTTGTGCTTTCAAAATTTGCAAAACGTTCTTTGGattattttttagaatccacatttgttTTACACCACATCTCGCATACGTTGTGGTACACaatatgtttgaagtttctccttcacctTAGTTAATATTTTGGTGAGGAGTAATGGTAGaacatttgattcaaatttcCTTGTTTGCATCACAGGAGTCTGAAGTTTTATcaatgacatcaaaatcaaaatccggaaaaaaatatccaccgtccatgtattttttaataaaagacGGTGGCTATTTTTGTTCGGATTGAATATTTTTTccggatttttattttgatttgattgataAAACTTCAGGATCCTGTGTTTGCATTGAGCTCCAGGTTAATTACAATATTGGATCAGCCACCTCGCTTGATTTTCTAGGAATAATGATCATAAAAAGACTGCGACTGTTTGGTTCCAACAGGCATTGCGACGACATGTCAGTTTACTTATCTATACATGGTTGTCACTGTTTATCAGTTAAAATTTCCAGAATATGTTTAATTTATATCTTCGAATCGCTATCGGCTCATTATCTTCAAAAAACAGCCATTACGTAAGCAATAAAGACTGGATTCATCCTGCAAAATCTCCTCAATAAAATATGGAAATAAAATCGCTTAATGTTTTCAGTAGTTCACAAACTGAAagatttaattgatatattaaTATTCATCTTCTTATACCGCCTTCCATTATTATTTAATGTAATCATATGGTAACTGTATCAATTATAACATCAGGAGATGAATTTGTAAGTTGTTTGAAACTTCTTTCCCATTCTTTTATGTATTGATTATCATGAATAAAATCGCATGAATGATGTTGATGAATGGTAATCCCGATAAAGGTGTGTCGTAATACACACCTGTGTAAACAGCAAGCATCAGACACGATGTAGAGGCATTAGATACAGAGGCATTAGATACAGAGGACATGTCCAACACTAACAAGTATACGATATATACATAACCTTGATATATTGTAACCACATGTAGTTCTTTACCTATTTATTTCATATAGTGTCATTGTACTATGATGATTCTTATCAAGAATCTTACCGTGGGGATCGggcttagaataggtcctcagtacgcattgcttgtcataagaggcgactaaatggggcggtccttcggatgagaccgcaaaacttAAGACCCCTTGTAACAGCAGGCGTTGTATGATAAAGACCCAGACCGTAAACGCCGGACATGGACCTAaatattgcagcccttcaccagcaatgatgatctctccatatgagtgagaaattctcaAAAGCAACGTTAaagaatatacaatcaatcaatcatattgaAAATCCATCATACTGGTGAGAGCAGATGACCgccaattatacatgtacttcaacaCCTTGGGGTTTTTATAGGAACAACTACATACAAATTAGAGATAGTTCCCCCTCATGTCAGATAAAAGGGTAATAAATTCATAACTGTGAATGTTCAAGAGTATGTTTCAATCCAGCACCACCACCACTCGAcacctacacacacacacacacacacacacacttagcTGCGGTTGAAAAGATCGTGAAATTCCAGTTGCCCGAACACTTCCAATATAAACGTCATGATTTGACATTGAATGTTGTTGACGCTATTTTAGAAGGTATACAAGTTTTGTTTTACGTCATTCACTAGCGAAACATTGCTTCACGCGTACAAGGTCATGAATGTATAATGTATCGCTTTCCCGTTCCATTAAATAATTTTCCCCTGCTTTCGAGATGTCACCAGCTTTGGGTTATatagaggcggatccaggaatttttttgAAAGGGGTTCtgccattaattttggtttccAAAGGGGAGATCCACCTCAAATGCGTTATTGTTACTTTTTTAAAGCATACGTTTCTAACGAAAGGAGGCTTCCAACCCCCAGAACCCACTCtcctctggatccaccacagCGTTGGCCTATACAAGGTGCTCAAAACCGACGCAATGAACGTTCTTTGTCGTGCATGCGCATACCTTAACATTGGACCTTCGATCAACTAGCGGAAGAGTCAAAATGTTACGTTGATTTGTACTCACTCAtctcaaatatttcaaacatttccaaACCTCATTCATGATCTTAAGATTTTGACGTCATACAACCAGTGCCCTTGCACTAGAAGTACCTCTTGTAACGGCAAAAGGAAATAAACTTTGATGATCATATAACCCGACTCTGTGTTTATGAATGCTTAAAACagatgtttttatttgaatttggcGAAAGTTATAATCACtctaaaattatataatgtcaaggtcattgaTAAATAAAAGAGGAACAAATTCGttaatgagagagagaaagcgatagagagagagagaagtaaTTTTCCACAGAACGGTGCGATTTGCTCTGGAAACAGGAACAGTTATAGATAGTTCAAAGTTGTATTGTTTCTTTCAATTAcgtttttttccttcttttttttgcAATGGATCATTTCGTAATgcatggatttaaaaaaaaatgtaaatatgataatattgtttttcatttatatagAAAACAAAGTACAAGCACTGCACCCGAGCGTAGTCAGTCGAGCGCCTGGATTTATGCATATACCGCAAGATGTCGCTCTCTCTCTTTCATTGAAAGATCTACAATACAATTCTATCCGAATTTGCTACATGTGCTTGTTTTCTTGTGGAGACAATTTCTTGATAATTCAGTAAGACAGGGTatatcaatttaattttcatattacGGTAAAGTAAAATCCATTTGTACAATTGTTGTCTATCGTATTATAACAAACGCTCAAGGGACGATTAAAACGGCCCTCTTGTAATAACCAATTTATCATAATTGTAGTATTGGATTAGAAATCCATCCAGGGGATCGTCGCTGTGACGTATGCATCGTCTGATATTAGAATGTGTTAACGTCTTGTTAGCCATCTACGAGATTTACTTACAAATCCAAATAAGATTATTGAGAACGCAGATATTTGCCACTTTGGATAAAAGTTCCTCGTTAAAGTGGAGTACCATTTTCTCGACTTTCAGCTCTCTGTAGGGATCCCccagtgaattatttttttaggATTTAGAACATATCTAGGAAATGTTGTGGGGTATACTGAATATATGATGATATTTTTAGTGAGGTGTTTGCGACGTATATTAGTACATATAAGcaaggcagtttttctgaaactTTTTTCTTGACAAACTCTCCATGTGTTAAGCTTCTGTGTCCTTGACATTGTATCTTTCACGTATTtacgaaataaatttcatgttagaatatgaactgcgacgctacACACCAGCATACATTATGAAACAcgttcaaaattgaaatttatatttacaaatgtagatacacattctactttcattccTTTCGGAATTCCCAGACGTTTTAAAAGAACCATATGCCCATATGCTACACTTGCCAAGATTCACACGTGCATTGTGCACGACTGCAACGCATTCACGAGGAAATATATAGCTATCAttgcaatttgtaaagataccaAAGGCAAATACATTGAGATtgtaaatgcatgtatttactaAAACCAACGATTTTGCGGTTGttacttattttaaaaatgcagtgaAAAATAGCACATTTTCTCACCATAtcagtaaccccccccccccctctctctctctctccttgaAATGGATGTTTTATTTTAGAACAGTTGGTGCAAAATGATCTATTTGTATATGCAACAATTTTATTTCGAAAGGACGTTGACCTGCTGTGATGACACACCGATTCTATTCTAAAGAAAACCGGTATCTGACAATTGATACAGCGAGACTTTATTTAGGACAGATACTTTGAACAGTTCAACTGATAATGCAGCACAGACATAACGTGATTTGGAAGTTTTGTAGGCTTTTATTTTGATCCTTTTTAGGTCTTTGCAATTAGATTTATTTGATTGTACGCAAAGAGCGAGTCTGGCGTGAGGCGAAATATACGATAATTCACCACGCGTAATTTATAAAGTGTATTGTTCAGACAAATTTCTTCTGACTACACAGTAACATAAAAGTATTAtagtaataaaaaataattgcatAGCGAAAAGATGCACTTTATCTAGTTCAAAGTCCGGTGTAGTTATTTTGCATGCAGataattcaaatttaaattttatacattattATTTCACTTCTTTTTAGGCTTCTTGTCTGATCATGCTTTTTCTCCTTACCTGCGTTAAAATGGAATGTGCATGCAAGTTTTCTCGCCAAGCTTGGGTGGCACACACAATGACCGAGATATACGTCATACTGAAGTTTGTCGACATCCGCGACCGAATACTGGTACACGTATCACGTCAGTGTCATTCAATCTAAGGGGATTTCTAATTATAATACAAGTTTGCGCGGGGTCCCAATATCTAGTTACGTGCTGGAATTTCTACAGATGTCCGTAGTTTGTCCGTTTCTTTTCAGAATGAATTTCATTTGCACGATTGGTATATAGATTAGACTGTGATGGTATCATGCGAACCTTTGCCACGGCGCTTTAAGCTCAATCGTAGGAATAACCCGTTGATTGCAATTTACTGGAGTGTCAGAATTATTAGTTAACATTTATATTTCACATCACAGCAAGCATTATTTGTGTATCAATTATTCACAAAAAATATTGTCGACGGTCCTTTATGCTTATGTGGTAAAGTAGAAGACGGCAAACATTATCTCtcagatatatataataataaataaaggTGTCTTTTAAATCTAACTCAATTGTGTAACATTAACAAAAATAATCTGCTTTTTGGAAATTCACACTTATCAGTATCTGAAAACATAACTATATTTCAATCAGTACATAAATTTATTATTCAAAGTAAAAGATTTGCTGTACCCTATAAAACCTGATATATCAGTAATACTTACGCTTGCATCTACAAGTAATATTTGCCTTATGTATATGTTCTAAATGATGTTGAAATATTCACACAACCCCATCACACATTATCATCACgattgttttatcattattttgtatgtacatgtaaatgacgaATCGCATATATATGTTTATGCCATAGCCATAACACGATTCTGATTTATCAATGTAAAATAGGAGACGGATTTATATAAGTGCTAGCACTTGTTTCCGAATCCTGTTTCATTTTGCACCTGTTTGTATGTTTCATGCAATGTTCCATTcaataaatatagtttaaaccaaTTATTGACAAAACTGCTGAATCCCGGAACTCGTTTAAATTGAAATAAGGTTTGGGAAAAAATAGAAAtgatgttacatgtaacttGGTTTTGGTTTGTCTGTCTCCGTGTGATGTCCTATTCCGCAATAttgttatacattgtatatattgttaaaaaagaatatatcttaattacatatatgtttATAATAATAGTGTTATCGCAAACTACATAAATAAAGGACTTCTCTGTtctggaattttaaaaaattcaaagattttcGCATTTTTACAAGCTTAATTTATTTGGTAATATTTTATGTTCTGTATTGCTACACGTAATGGCAATTGTTCTGTTTtgctacatgtaataaaatcTGTTCTGTTTTTATACACGTAATAACAATTGTTCTGTTTTGCTACACGTAATAACATTTGTTCTGTTTTGCCACACGTAATAACATTtgttttgttacatgtatattacatttgTTCTGTTTTACAGGTGCGTTGTGCAGTCAATGTTCCCCTCCAGAGGATTTGTTTAAAGTGATATTCTGGCTGGGATATTGTAACTCCATGATGAATCCCGTGATCTACAGCTTCTCAAGTAGAGAATTCAAACGTGCCTTTCGAAACATTCTGAGCTGTAAATGCAGAAAGTCCGACCGATTAAAGCAAATCCACAAATATTCATTCTACGATCACAACGAGCGATCAAACAGCAATTTATCGAATCAGAATGATAGAGCAAGATCATTTAGAGTCAACAGAAGTGATGGTTATCTTAAAGGAAGAAAATCTGACAGTGAAGCATTGAGATCTCGGAACACCGAACCCGATTTTAATTACACCCCACCTCGAAAAAGTTACCTCGTTGCAAACCCTCCTAGCTTTGACAGCGATTCCGCATCATTGAGTGATAATGTACTAGAAGAATTACGTCAAGAGCAAAATAAGTCGACGGCGGATGagtagaaaaaataaaatgaaaggcgaagatc
Coding sequences:
- the LOC125667664 gene encoding alpha-1A adrenergic receptor-like isoform X2; this encodes MQHRHNVIWKFCALCSQCSPPEDLFKVIFWLGYCNSMMNPVIYSFSSREFKRAFRNILSCKCRKSDRLKQIHKYSFYDHNERSNSNLSNQNDRARSFRVNRSDGYLKGRKSDSEALRSRNTEPDFNYTPPRKSYLVANPPSFDSDSASLSDNVLEELRQEQNKSTADE